In Oncorhynchus nerka isolate Pitt River linkage group LG21, Oner_Uvic_2.0, whole genome shotgun sequence, the genomic window TGATACAGAAGCGGCAGAGGTGCTGCAGGGACTTGACGTTGCTGAACCGGGACACTGGGTAGAGCAGCTGCACCGGGGTAGGGGGGagccctggaacacacacacacattcgatgcacacacacacacacacacacacacacgaatgagCACAAACAACCAATACAGATGCTCGTAACCTCTCAGCAACCTTGTATGCTATGCTTACTGTCATTCCAACCACTACACTATGTGGTAGTTCACATAAACATCTAATTGGTTTGGCCGTGTAGGAATGGGGGCCGTTTTTACCTGGCACACGTGATCGCAGGAAGTAAAGGAATTTTCCATTCTTGGAGTGCATGATGGCTCGCTCGATAAACTCCACCACAGAATGACATCGGTCCTCAAACTTGGGGTGACACCACAAGCTGAATGTCCCTATAGATGGAGACATGGAAGGGACACACCACTGAAGGTTACACTgaacactcacacatacataccATTTAAAGGGGAATGAAATAGAACCTTGTGGTACCACTTTATTTAAAGTGTTCAGGTATAACGCTTTATTACTTGTTATAGGCACGTATTATATCATATATCACACTTGTTTTTCTCATCTAACCCATGGGTTGGGTGGCTgatatgtgctgtatgtgtaaaAACATAAATAGAATTAACTGCATGCTTTCTGTCTGTCATATATTTACACTGCATGATGAATGTGTCTGTATGTGAGTAAATCCCGTTAGAAGTGCTTTATGCGTATGCCATGTATATATGCGAGCATGTCTTTGTCGTTCACCCAATTTGTGTGCGGGTGACTCACCATGTtgctctgtgtgcgtgtgtgtgtctgtgtgagtgcacgtgtgtgtgtgcctgccttcgtgtgtgtgtatgtgtgtcaataAACATACTGACTGAGTGAGTAGCTACAACATTTATATTTGTGTGATTGACTGACTGTGTGCGCGTTTCTGCGTATTTACAGCACACAGGACTCACCCCTGTAGTGCTCCATGcgcgtgtggtgtgtgtaactCACCCCTGTAGTGctccatgtgtgtgtggtgtgtgtaactcACCCCTGTAGTGCTCCATGcgcgtgtggtgtgtgtaactCACCCCTGTAGTGCTCCATGagcgtgtggtgtgtgtaactCACCCCTGTAGTGCTCCATGagcgtgtggtgtgtgtaactCACCTCTGTAGTGCTCCATGCGCGTGTGGTGTGTGTAATTCACCTCTGTAGTGCTCCATGagcgtgtggtgtgtgtaactCACCCCGGTAGTGTTCCATGcgcgtgtggtgtgtgtaactCACCCCTGTAGTGCTCCATGAGCATGTGGTGTGTGTAATTCACCTCTGTAGTCCTCcatgcgtgtgtggtgtgtgtaactcACCCCTGTAGTGCTCCATGcgcgtgtggtgtgtgtaactCACCCCTGTAGTGCTCCATGCGCGTGTGTTGTGTGTAACTCACCTCTGTAGTGCTCCATGcgcgtgtggtgtgtgtaactCACCTCTGTAGTGCTCCATGCGCGTATGGTGGGTGACTCCCTGGGAGCGGAAGCTGAGGCTGAGGATGTAGCGGGGGTCAGAGCTGTCCCTCACCAGGAACGCCCCGTCAGGCTTCCCCTTCAACTTCATCTCTGCATCTTCCCAGTTCATAGGACCCCAGTACCAGCCACACTGGGGATAGACATGTAAGTGATTATGAACAAATATCATAGAAACatacacacaggcgcacacacacccacccacacacaggcgcacacacacccacccacacacacacacacacaccatccgtAGAATCGAATATAAACGTAGAACTGAATGAATGTCATGAAGAAGTTTTCATCAATTAAAGGTTTGTTATCACACACCCACTAACACCAAGGCAGTTATCATCAATTAAATATTTGTACCTATTTGTTAGTATGTAACCCAATTGATTAGTAGTGAGTCTATATTCAGtcagtatgtatgtgtatgtgtatcgTTGAGTGGGTCGCAATTACTTTTTCCAGCTCTCTCAGACTAGCAGTGAAGTTGCTGGCCTCAGGCCGCCTCAGAGGACAGAGCCTTGGGGGCGGGGCCAACCTGGAAGAgggaggagctgagaggagctgTGAAGAGGTGGAGTGAGGCAGGGCCCGGAGGAATGCATCTGAAACAAATAGAGAAATATTCAGCTAGACACAATGATATGAATGTGTAGCCCAAACCATTACATTTGGCATAAATGGGAGTTGCAAGAAAGTTCAAGTCACACGCATAGATCTCAAGTTAGGACTTGTTACTAATAGATGATAACGGTGTTCAATTTGAGCAAGACTGCTTAGACAGACCAGGTACCACAAATACTAATTCTCAAGACATATAATAAAAAGATCAGACAAGCATTGGTTCGCGACCGCACACCTTCACGATTCATTTCCACGCTGATTGGTCTGTATAGTCTTTCCTGAATACAAGCACTTACAGTATTTGACCTGAGGGCAAATATACAACCTTCACCCCAACACGCGAGTGTCACAACATATCACTCTACGAACTTAGGCATTGGCCGACAGGCATACAGGTTATATGTTACCTATATATTCATAACTGCAGATGTTATACATGTTTATGATTACTGATATATTCACACATGTTTATAAATACAGCATTATAAATATATCATATTGGTACTGTTTTGTATTATTATTGGTCTTTTCAGAGTCTTAGCTCTGGCCATTACGTGCTCTATTACGACACCGTCTGCCCGTTTGCCCCATGCACAGCTCCCAGCTCTCTGGTGTCTTACcattgaggctgatactatgctGGATGGTGGcatgggagggatgaggaggaggaagaggcagggggagggactGTAGGGAGGCCCCCATAACACCCACTAGGAAAGGACCAGGCTGCGGCCCACCTATGTCATCTGGAACAGAGCAGGGGGGGAAGGGGAGGTTTCAGACCAGGGAGGGGTCTAGATCACAGGCTTTctcaactcctctcctctggacccaCTGTGATGTGAAGTTTTCATCTCAACTTTTTTTGCACTGTTTGTTTTTTgatacatgtttttatttattgaaaTGTACTCCTTGAAGTATTATAGGGTAATTAACTAATCAAAACGACATCCGCTGTAATTTTATATTTTTAGGTTGTCAGAAATGGGTGATTCAACGTGACATTCAGTAAATTGGTTTGTCCTTGTACCACTGCTTGGCTGAACATTCAATTCTGATAGGTCGAGAGGGTGGGTCCCCAGGATCGATGTTGAGAAACGCTGGTCTATAAAGGCCACAATACAACAGTCCCTCAGACTTATGGCTGTCGATGTGAGTGTTGCCGTGGGGATCAGAGATGGTGTAAAGCTATTAGGCTCTCCATCACCATAGAACAGAATGGGTATGTTTACATACTGTGATATTGCTTTCAGGGGAGGGAGGTAATACGGTGGCTATAGGACAGTAGGGTGATTGAGGGTGTGCAGGAATCATTTTTAGTGTTTGCGTTTGCCTTCAGGTAGAAACATAGGCAAAAGAGATGCGTGCAAGtaagggagagacacagagaaagatagactactctacagagacacacatggagagaaagaacagagagaaagaaaggaggtaAAGTACCTAATAGACTGAGACTTCTGCGTGGCGGAGGTGGAGGCGTGGGAGGGTGCCGAGTGTTCGCTCCTCTCCTCGAAATATCCACATCCACCAATGAAACAGTCTCACCTGCACCCAGAAATggaaagaaggaaagagaaagagagagagagggaatgtgagACAGGAAAtgatagaggaagagagtgatGCCACTAAAGAGACATGAGTTCTTGGACCAGAGTTTGCCTCTTCAGCCAAGAAATGGCAGAGCCCCTTACCAGTGAAAGGAGCAAAGGAAGCAGAAGAGAAGGCACTTTGGGCCCTGGTCATTCTGGGTTGGCTATGGCAAGAGAAAGACAGCAAAATAGGAATGAAAtaagttatagagggatggaataTAGAGGTGATCGGGTGAAAAATAGATATTAGCTAGGTAGCCGAGATTTAGAAGAAACAAAAacagattttgaaaatattctGACAGTTATGGGTCTATAATATCCTGATATAAATTATAGGCATATAATCAGTAATTACTAACGATGCTTAAAAGTGTTGAAGTCCTTACCTGTCCACGTCATGCTCCCCACCACCTCCACTGGCCATGTCCGTCAGACTTCCAGCGGAGGAGATTGAAAAGGCCACTGATGGCCTCTTATCCAGAAGGCTATTGGAACCACTACAGCTTTTAGTTCTGAAAAGTTTACTCAGGCGTATTTTAAGTGAGCCCTTTCTGGACTTCCCTGGAACTTTTAGTGTTTTCTCTCCGTCGCTTCCCCGACCGTTTGGAGTCCGGGGCGCACTGACGCACTTGTCTGCCCGCTTCCGGGGTGTTGATGCCTGGCTAGGGTTTGGACTGACAGGTCGGTCCGAGCTTGGTGTAGCCGCAGAGGCCCCAGGTAATTTCGACACCTCCGGATTCTGTTCTGTATCTCCCGGGCTCGGTTGAGTTGGGTTAGGTGCGTTTCCATGCAGGCTACATACTTGTGCGTCACCGTGCGCCGACGGACAAGGTTCTCCAGCCACCCCTTCCATCTGTCTGGTCAACTCTGCTTGAAAGCTACTGAGAGAAAATGCACCGGACATCTTTTGAACTCGACGTGCTCGACTTTCATCCGAATCGTCGTCCGGGCAGCCAGTGATACCCAGGCTGGCCACGTCCCCAGTCCCCAGCCCCTCCAGCACCAACAAAGCATCGCTAGTCTCAGTCGGGTCATCCCCATGCCCCATCCCCGCCGGTGCCGGCCCATGTGCACCCTGACACGAGCACTGGGGCATCTCCCCGTCCTTGAATAATATCTTGGGTACCGCGCCGAGCCCCAGCTCCCCGAACCTTCTGGCCAGGTCGAACACTGGGCCGTTGGGCAGTTCCCCGGTTGTGCACCCCCATTTCGACTCTATCATGGTGAGAGGATTGGATTTATCCGATAAGGGAGGCCAGTCTAATGGGTTGGTGATCAAACGGTGCCGATGACATAGCTCACCTCCCTCGATATCGGCAGCAACCGTGGATAATGCCACCCGGGGATGCAGACCCCAGCTCCGGGACAGATGGTTCTGCTGTTGCGTGTCGCCGGCGCTGAGCGTATTGTTATTGATGCCTCCGCTTATGTCGGAGACAGAGCCGGAGGTCTTGTCCAAACCAATATGTTCCCTCGACTGATTCCGACCGTCGGATTCACGGTCTAAAATCTCCTCACCATCCCTTAATATGTTAGGAAACACAAGGAGCTGAGGCCGTAAGCCGCCTCTGTGAGCGAACTCAAAGCCCTTGGCCTCCATAGCGCTCTGTGGAGGAAGAGTAATAGACATCGAAGGTCTAGTTGCCATCACCCCGGTGTCAGGTGCAGCCGTTCCGCAGCTCTGTTGTGCATTGTTCAGCGAAGAGAGATGCCCGGAATGCGCGAGGCCTGTCTTGGGATCTCGGGAGAATTCCAAGCCCCCTTTCATGTTGCTATGAGCCAAGACCTCTTTACCGAGTCCTGCCACCACTCCACCCGACGACAGATTCCCATTCTCCTCGTCTAAGCGGTCATCCTCGGCCGCGGAAACCAGGCGCATCAAGACAAAATCGGGAGACATATCTTGCGCGTTGTTCATAATTATTCCTCAATTCACGAAAGGGAATAAACGATTTCAACGCTTCACATAGCTACCGCCGTTTGATGGATCCCCGTTGTCATATAATGAAGAAAGGCCAAAGCGCTATCTACCATAAATAGGCTACGAGCGAATAAACTATTTAAAGCGTTCTTTCATTATCGCACAGATAAGCGCCTACAAAAAAACGACATCCATTTCTATTCTAACGAAGACCGAGCGAGTGGACGCATAAATATATCCAGCTTGCTGTTGTAAGCAGTCGAACCCCGGGGTCAAACATACGGTCTCATTTGTTAGAATAAAAAGCCTCACAAGTCtgaccactctctttctctcgctatctctatctctctcatgtTCACAGCGAAGCCCCACCCGCTCCCTCACTTCCGCAAATCCTATGCGTTCG contains:
- the LOC115103744 gene encoding suppressor of cytokine signaling 7-like isoform X2; translation: MNNAQDMSPDFVLMRLVSAAEDDRLDEENGNLSSGGVVAGLGKEVLAHSNMKGGLEFSRDPKTGLAHSGHLSSLNNAQQSCGTAAPDTGVMATRPSMSITLPPQSAMEAKGFEFAHRGGLRPQLLVFPNILRDGEEILDRESDGRNQSREHIGLDKTSGSVSDISGGINNNTLSAGDTQQQNHLSRSWGLHPRVALSTVAADIEGGELCHRHRLITNPLDWPPLSDKSNPLTMIESKWGCTTGELPNGPVFDLARRFGELGLGAVPKILFKDGEMPQCSCQGAHGPAPAGMGHGDDPTETSDALLVLEGLGTGDVASLGITGCPDDDSDESRARRVQKMSGAFSLSSFQAELTRQMEGVAGEPCPSAHGDAQVCSLHGNAPNPTQPSPGDTEQNPEVSKLPGASAATPSSDRPVSPNPSQASTPRKRADKCVSAPRTPNGRGSDGEKTLKVPGKSRKGSLKIRLSKLFRTKSCSGSNSLLDKRPSVAFSISSAGSLTDMASGGGGEHDVDSQPRMTRAQSAFSSASFAPFTGETVSLVDVDISRRGANTRHPPTPPPPPRRSLSLLDAFLRALPHSTSSQLLSAPPSSRLAPPPRLCPLRRPEASNFTASLRELEKCGWYWGPMNWEDAEMKLKGKPDGAFLVRDSSDPRYILSLSFRSQGVTHHTRMEHYRGTFSLWCHPKFEDRCHSVVEFIERAIMHSKNGKFLYFLRSRVPGLPPTPVQLLYPVSRFSNVKSLQHLCRFCIRQMVRIDHIQELPLPKPLIMYLRKFYYYDAEEEMYLSIKSIRPGAGVEQEAESQT
- the LOC115103744 gene encoding suppressor of cytokine signaling 7-like isoform X1, which gives rise to MNNAQDMSPDFVLMRLVSAAEDDRLDEENGNLSSGGVVAGLGKEVLAHSNMKGGLEFSRDPKTGLAHSGHLSSLNNAQQSCGTAAPDTGVMATRPSMSITLPPQSAMEAKGFEFAHRGGLRPQLLVFPNILRDGEEILDRESDGRNQSREHIGLDKTSGSVSDISGGINNNTLSAGDTQQQNHLSRSWGLHPRVALSTVAADIEGGELCHRHRLITNPLDWPPLSDKSNPLTMIESKWGCTTGELPNGPVFDLARRFGELGLGAVPKILFKDGEMPQCSCQGAHGPAPAGMGHGDDPTETSDALLVLEGLGTGDVASLGITGCPDDDSDESRARRVQKMSGAFSLSSFQAELTRQMEGVAGEPCPSAHGDAQVCSLHGNAPNPTQPSPGDTEQNPEVSKLPGASAATPSSDRPVSPNPSQASTPRKRADKCVSAPRTPNGRGSDGEKTLKVPGKSRKGSLKIRLSKLFRTKSCSGSNSLLDKRPSVAFSISSAGSLTDMASGGGGEHDVDSQPRMTRAQSAFSSASFAPFTGETVSLVDVDISRRGANTRHPPTPPPPPRRSLSLLDDIGGPQPGPFLVGVMGASLQSLPLPLPPPHPSHATIQHSISLNDAFLRALPHSTSSQLLSAPPSSRLAPPPRLCPLRRPEASNFTASLRELEKCGWYWGPMNWEDAEMKLKGKPDGAFLVRDSSDPRYILSLSFRSQGVTHHTRMEHYRGTFSLWCHPKFEDRCHSVVEFIERAIMHSKNGKFLYFLRSRVPGLPPTPVQLLYPVSRFSNVKSLQHLCRFCIRQMVRIDHIQELPLPKPLIMYLRKFYYYDAEEEMYLSIKSIRPGAGVEQEAESQT